Proteins encoded together in one Balearica regulorum gibbericeps isolate bBalReg1 chromosome 3, bBalReg1.pri, whole genome shotgun sequence window:
- the ZNF513 gene encoding zinc finger protein 513 isoform X1 has translation MPETPARCRGGSGRRRTPRTLPGARSASGSQLPLPVLPPPALRRPEAELPGRGGAAAAAPGWRGRLAGRGRAGGGARPGPGPGTMPRRKQSHPQPVKGECAAGPGGGGGGGSPAVTRGARCVAADAEDGPDETAGAALVLSGDLLLGRGLAFEKGPPADTLVGKIAIPAYALSDDDCSSGYQQLSVESDPEEGGEPGPAALPCRQCGLQLAASLGQSCLQCAGTEGGRSQRIVYSCQLCPFASHYSSHLKRHMKTHNGEKPFACPQCAYASAQLVNLTRHLRTHTGEKPYRCTCCSFACSSLGNLKRHERVHSQDKPFQCAACDYRCNQSRNLKRHMLSHRLPEGEGPHRRDKDPEPLLPELGLHVGSGSGPFLPGCTRLRGEEAAALPELLFPFTCRMCGLVLDDGFAQDEGLAEQVCGRCSLAVLGTEPGASPRKGTGDKGFACSLCPFVTHYPNHLARHMKTHSGEKPFACPLCPYASAHLDNLKRHQRVHTGEKPYKCQLCDYACGNLANLKRHGRIHSGDKPFQCSLCSYSCNQSMNLKRHMLRHTGEKPFQCRDCPYTTGHWDNYKRHQKIHGHTAESWVNPRNAKALLAPPAVGTALP, from the exons ATGCCGGAGACGCCGGCGCGGTGCCGGGGAGGAAGCGGGCGGCGGCGAACCCCGCGCACGCTTCCGGGTGCGCGGTCCGCTTCCGGGTCGCAGCTCCCGCTTCcggtgctccccccccccgccctgcggCGGCCGGAAGCGGAATTGCCCGGTCgaggcggggcggcggcggccgccccgggCTGGCGGGGGCGGCTGGCGggccgcgggcgggcgggcggcggggccaggccggggccggggccgggcacgATGCCCCGGCGGAAGCAGAGCCACCCGCAGCCGGTGAAGGGTGAgtgcgcggcggggccggggggcggcggcggcggcggcagcccggCGGTGACCCGCGGCGCTCGGTGTGTTGCAGCGGACGCCGAGGACGGCCCCGACGAGACGGCGGGAGCGGCGCTGGTGCTGTCCGGCGACCTGCTGCTGGGCCGCGGCCTGGCCTTCGAGAAGGGACCGCCAG CAGACACCCTGGTGGGGAAGATCGCCATCCCGGCATATGCGCTGAGTGACGACGACTGCTCCTCTGGGTACCAGCAGCTGAGCGTGGAGAGCGACCCTGAGGAGGGCGGGGAGCCCGGCCCCGCAGCACTGCCCTGCCGCCAGTgtgggctgcagctggctgccagcctggggcagagctgcctgcagtgtGCTGGCACCGAGGGGGGCCGCAGCCAGCGCATCGTGTactcctgccagctctgccccttCGCCTCCCACTACTCCAGCCACCTCAAGCGCCACATGAAGACACACAATGGGGAGAAGCCTTTTGCGTGCCCGCAGTGTGCCTACGCCTCTGCCCAGCTGGTGAACCTGACCCGACACCTGCGCACGCACACAGGGGAGAAGCCGTACCGCTGCACATGCTGCAGCtttgcctgcagcagcctgggcaaCCTCAAACGCCATGAACGGGTCCACAGCCAGGACAAGCCCTTCCAGTGCGCTGCCTGCGACTATCGCTGCAACCAGAGCCGCAACCTGAAGCGGCATATGCTCAGCCACCGTCTGCCTGAAGGCGAGGGGCCGCACCGGCGGGATAAGGACCCAG AGCCGCTGCTGCCGGAGCTGGGCCTGCACGTGGGCAGCGGTAGCGGCCCCTTCCTGCCTGGCTGCACTCGGCTGCGGGGCGAGGAGGCAGCCGCGCTGCCCgagctgctcttccctttcacGTGCCGCATGTGCGGGCTGGTGCTGGACGACGGGTTTGCGCAGGATGAGGGTCTGGCTGAGCAGGTCTGTGGGCGCTGCAGCCTGGCAGTGCTGGGCACCGAGCCAGGCGCCAGCCCCCGCAAGGGCACTGGGGACAAAGGCTTTGCCTGCAGCCTGTGCCCCTTCGTCACTCACTACCCCAACCACTTGGCGCGGCACATGAAGACACACAGTGGGGAGAAGCCATTCGCCTGCCCGCTCTGCCCCTACGCCTCTGCCCACCTTGACAACCTGAAGCGGCACCAGCGAGTGCACACAGGCGAGAAGCCTTACAAGTGCCAGCTCTGCGACTATGCCTGTGGCAACCTGGCCAACCTCAAGCGTCACGGGCGCATCCATTCGGGTGACAAGCCCTTCCAGTGCAGCCTCTGCAGCTACAGCTGCAACCAGAGCATGAACCTGAAGCGGCACATGCTGCGGCACACGGGTGAGAAGCCCTTCCAGTGCCGGGACTGCCCCTACACCACTGGCCATTGGGACAACTACAAGCGCCACCAGAAGATCCATGGCCACACGGCTGAGAGCTGGGTAAACCCACGCAATGCCAAAGCCCTGCTGGCCCCTCCAGCCgtgggcacagccctgccctga
- the ZNF513 gene encoding zinc finger protein 513 isoform X2 produces MPETPARCRGGSGRRRTPRTLPGARSASGSQLPLPVLPPPALRRPEAELPGRGGAAAAAPGWRGRLAGRGRAGGGARPGPGPGTMPRRKQSHPQPVKADAEDGPDETAGAALVLSGDLLLGRGLAFEKGPPADTLVGKIAIPAYALSDDDCSSGYQQLSVESDPEEGGEPGPAALPCRQCGLQLAASLGQSCLQCAGTEGGRSQRIVYSCQLCPFASHYSSHLKRHMKTHNGEKPFACPQCAYASAQLVNLTRHLRTHTGEKPYRCTCCSFACSSLGNLKRHERVHSQDKPFQCAACDYRCNQSRNLKRHMLSHRLPEGEGPHRRDKDPEPLLPELGLHVGSGSGPFLPGCTRLRGEEAAALPELLFPFTCRMCGLVLDDGFAQDEGLAEQVCGRCSLAVLGTEPGASPRKGTGDKGFACSLCPFVTHYPNHLARHMKTHSGEKPFACPLCPYASAHLDNLKRHQRVHTGEKPYKCQLCDYACGNLANLKRHGRIHSGDKPFQCSLCSYSCNQSMNLKRHMLRHTGEKPFQCRDCPYTTGHWDNYKRHQKIHGHTAESWVNPRNAKALLAPPAVGTALP; encoded by the exons ATGCCGGAGACGCCGGCGCGGTGCCGGGGAGGAAGCGGGCGGCGGCGAACCCCGCGCACGCTTCCGGGTGCGCGGTCCGCTTCCGGGTCGCAGCTCCCGCTTCcggtgctccccccccccgccctgcggCGGCCGGAAGCGGAATTGCCCGGTCgaggcggggcggcggcggccgccccgggCTGGCGGGGGCGGCTGGCGggccgcgggcgggcgggcggcggggccaggccggggccggggccgggcacgATGCCCCGGCGGAAGCAGAGCCACCCGCAGCCGGTGAAGG CGGACGCCGAGGACGGCCCCGACGAGACGGCGGGAGCGGCGCTGGTGCTGTCCGGCGACCTGCTGCTGGGCCGCGGCCTGGCCTTCGAGAAGGGACCGCCAG CAGACACCCTGGTGGGGAAGATCGCCATCCCGGCATATGCGCTGAGTGACGACGACTGCTCCTCTGGGTACCAGCAGCTGAGCGTGGAGAGCGACCCTGAGGAGGGCGGGGAGCCCGGCCCCGCAGCACTGCCCTGCCGCCAGTgtgggctgcagctggctgccagcctggggcagagctgcctgcagtgtGCTGGCACCGAGGGGGGCCGCAGCCAGCGCATCGTGTactcctgccagctctgccccttCGCCTCCCACTACTCCAGCCACCTCAAGCGCCACATGAAGACACACAATGGGGAGAAGCCTTTTGCGTGCCCGCAGTGTGCCTACGCCTCTGCCCAGCTGGTGAACCTGACCCGACACCTGCGCACGCACACAGGGGAGAAGCCGTACCGCTGCACATGCTGCAGCtttgcctgcagcagcctgggcaaCCTCAAACGCCATGAACGGGTCCACAGCCAGGACAAGCCCTTCCAGTGCGCTGCCTGCGACTATCGCTGCAACCAGAGCCGCAACCTGAAGCGGCATATGCTCAGCCACCGTCTGCCTGAAGGCGAGGGGCCGCACCGGCGGGATAAGGACCCAG AGCCGCTGCTGCCGGAGCTGGGCCTGCACGTGGGCAGCGGTAGCGGCCCCTTCCTGCCTGGCTGCACTCGGCTGCGGGGCGAGGAGGCAGCCGCGCTGCCCgagctgctcttccctttcacGTGCCGCATGTGCGGGCTGGTGCTGGACGACGGGTTTGCGCAGGATGAGGGTCTGGCTGAGCAGGTCTGTGGGCGCTGCAGCCTGGCAGTGCTGGGCACCGAGCCAGGCGCCAGCCCCCGCAAGGGCACTGGGGACAAAGGCTTTGCCTGCAGCCTGTGCCCCTTCGTCACTCACTACCCCAACCACTTGGCGCGGCACATGAAGACACACAGTGGGGAGAAGCCATTCGCCTGCCCGCTCTGCCCCTACGCCTCTGCCCACCTTGACAACCTGAAGCGGCACCAGCGAGTGCACACAGGCGAGAAGCCTTACAAGTGCCAGCTCTGCGACTATGCCTGTGGCAACCTGGCCAACCTCAAGCGTCACGGGCGCATCCATTCGGGTGACAAGCCCTTCCAGTGCAGCCTCTGCAGCTACAGCTGCAACCAGAGCATGAACCTGAAGCGGCACATGCTGCGGCACACGGGTGAGAAGCCCTTCCAGTGCCGGGACTGCCCCTACACCACTGGCCATTGGGACAACTACAAGCGCCACCAGAAGATCCATGGCCACACGGCTGAGAGCTGGGTAAACCCACGCAATGCCAAAGCCCTGCTGGCCCCTCCAGCCgtgggcacagccctgccctga
- the ZNF513 gene encoding zinc finger protein 513 isoform X3: MPETPARCRGGSGRRRTPRTLPGARSASGSQLPLPVLPPPALRRPEAELPGRGGAAAAAPGWRGRLAGRGRAGGGARPGPGPGTMPRRKQSHPQPVKADAEDGPDETAGAALVLSGDLLLGRGLAFEKGPPDTLVGKIAIPAYALSDDDCSSGYQQLSVESDPEEGGEPGPAALPCRQCGLQLAASLGQSCLQCAGTEGGRSQRIVYSCQLCPFASHYSSHLKRHMKTHNGEKPFACPQCAYASAQLVNLTRHLRTHTGEKPYRCTCCSFACSSLGNLKRHERVHSQDKPFQCAACDYRCNQSRNLKRHMLSHRLPEGEGPHRRDKDPEPLLPELGLHVGSGSGPFLPGCTRLRGEEAAALPELLFPFTCRMCGLVLDDGFAQDEGLAEQVCGRCSLAVLGTEPGASPRKGTGDKGFACSLCPFVTHYPNHLARHMKTHSGEKPFACPLCPYASAHLDNLKRHQRVHTGEKPYKCQLCDYACGNLANLKRHGRIHSGDKPFQCSLCSYSCNQSMNLKRHMLRHTGEKPFQCRDCPYTTGHWDNYKRHQKIHGHTAESWVNPRNAKALLAPPAVGTALP, from the exons ATGCCGGAGACGCCGGCGCGGTGCCGGGGAGGAAGCGGGCGGCGGCGAACCCCGCGCACGCTTCCGGGTGCGCGGTCCGCTTCCGGGTCGCAGCTCCCGCTTCcggtgctccccccccccgccctgcggCGGCCGGAAGCGGAATTGCCCGGTCgaggcggggcggcggcggccgccccgggCTGGCGGGGGCGGCTGGCGggccgcgggcgggcgggcggcggggccaggccggggccggggccgggcacgATGCCCCGGCGGAAGCAGAGCCACCCGCAGCCGGTGAAGG CGGACGCCGAGGACGGCCCCGACGAGACGGCGGGAGCGGCGCTGGTGCTGTCCGGCGACCTGCTGCTGGGCCGCGGCCTGGCCTTCGAGAAGGGACCGCCAG ACACCCTGGTGGGGAAGATCGCCATCCCGGCATATGCGCTGAGTGACGACGACTGCTCCTCTGGGTACCAGCAGCTGAGCGTGGAGAGCGACCCTGAGGAGGGCGGGGAGCCCGGCCCCGCAGCACTGCCCTGCCGCCAGTgtgggctgcagctggctgccagcctggggcagagctgcctgcagtgtGCTGGCACCGAGGGGGGCCGCAGCCAGCGCATCGTGTactcctgccagctctgccccttCGCCTCCCACTACTCCAGCCACCTCAAGCGCCACATGAAGACACACAATGGGGAGAAGCCTTTTGCGTGCCCGCAGTGTGCCTACGCCTCTGCCCAGCTGGTGAACCTGACCCGACACCTGCGCACGCACACAGGGGAGAAGCCGTACCGCTGCACATGCTGCAGCtttgcctgcagcagcctgggcaaCCTCAAACGCCATGAACGGGTCCACAGCCAGGACAAGCCCTTCCAGTGCGCTGCCTGCGACTATCGCTGCAACCAGAGCCGCAACCTGAAGCGGCATATGCTCAGCCACCGTCTGCCTGAAGGCGAGGGGCCGCACCGGCGGGATAAGGACCCAG AGCCGCTGCTGCCGGAGCTGGGCCTGCACGTGGGCAGCGGTAGCGGCCCCTTCCTGCCTGGCTGCACTCGGCTGCGGGGCGAGGAGGCAGCCGCGCTGCCCgagctgctcttccctttcacGTGCCGCATGTGCGGGCTGGTGCTGGACGACGGGTTTGCGCAGGATGAGGGTCTGGCTGAGCAGGTCTGTGGGCGCTGCAGCCTGGCAGTGCTGGGCACCGAGCCAGGCGCCAGCCCCCGCAAGGGCACTGGGGACAAAGGCTTTGCCTGCAGCCTGTGCCCCTTCGTCACTCACTACCCCAACCACTTGGCGCGGCACATGAAGACACACAGTGGGGAGAAGCCATTCGCCTGCCCGCTCTGCCCCTACGCCTCTGCCCACCTTGACAACCTGAAGCGGCACCAGCGAGTGCACACAGGCGAGAAGCCTTACAAGTGCCAGCTCTGCGACTATGCCTGTGGCAACCTGGCCAACCTCAAGCGTCACGGGCGCATCCATTCGGGTGACAAGCCCTTCCAGTGCAGCCTCTGCAGCTACAGCTGCAACCAGAGCATGAACCTGAAGCGGCACATGCTGCGGCACACGGGTGAGAAGCCCTTCCAGTGCCGGGACTGCCCCTACACCACTGGCCATTGGGACAACTACAAGCGCCACCAGAAGATCCATGGCCACACGGCTGAGAGCTGGGTAAACCCACGCAATGCCAAAGCCCTGCTGGCCCCTCCAGCCgtgggcacagccctgccctga
- the ZNF513 gene encoding zinc finger protein 513 isoform X4: MPETPARCRGGSGRRRTPRTLPGARSASGSQLPLPVLPPPALRRPEAELPGRGGAAAAAPGWRGRLAGRGRAGGGARPGPGPGTMPRRKQSHPQPVKADTLVGKIAIPAYALSDDDCSSGYQQLSVESDPEEGGEPGPAALPCRQCGLQLAASLGQSCLQCAGTEGGRSQRIVYSCQLCPFASHYSSHLKRHMKTHNGEKPFACPQCAYASAQLVNLTRHLRTHTGEKPYRCTCCSFACSSLGNLKRHERVHSQDKPFQCAACDYRCNQSRNLKRHMLSHRLPEGEGPHRRDKDPEPLLPELGLHVGSGSGPFLPGCTRLRGEEAAALPELLFPFTCRMCGLVLDDGFAQDEGLAEQVCGRCSLAVLGTEPGASPRKGTGDKGFACSLCPFVTHYPNHLARHMKTHSGEKPFACPLCPYASAHLDNLKRHQRVHTGEKPYKCQLCDYACGNLANLKRHGRIHSGDKPFQCSLCSYSCNQSMNLKRHMLRHTGEKPFQCRDCPYTTGHWDNYKRHQKIHGHTAESWVNPRNAKALLAPPAVGTALP, from the exons ATGCCGGAGACGCCGGCGCGGTGCCGGGGAGGAAGCGGGCGGCGGCGAACCCCGCGCACGCTTCCGGGTGCGCGGTCCGCTTCCGGGTCGCAGCTCCCGCTTCcggtgctccccccccccgccctgcggCGGCCGGAAGCGGAATTGCCCGGTCgaggcggggcggcggcggccgccccgggCTGGCGGGGGCGGCTGGCGggccgcgggcgggcgggcggcggggccaggccggggccggggccgggcacgATGCCCCGGCGGAAGCAGAGCCACCCGCAGCCGGTGAAGG CAGACACCCTGGTGGGGAAGATCGCCATCCCGGCATATGCGCTGAGTGACGACGACTGCTCCTCTGGGTACCAGCAGCTGAGCGTGGAGAGCGACCCTGAGGAGGGCGGGGAGCCCGGCCCCGCAGCACTGCCCTGCCGCCAGTgtgggctgcagctggctgccagcctggggcagagctgcctgcagtgtGCTGGCACCGAGGGGGGCCGCAGCCAGCGCATCGTGTactcctgccagctctgccccttCGCCTCCCACTACTCCAGCCACCTCAAGCGCCACATGAAGACACACAATGGGGAGAAGCCTTTTGCGTGCCCGCAGTGTGCCTACGCCTCTGCCCAGCTGGTGAACCTGACCCGACACCTGCGCACGCACACAGGGGAGAAGCCGTACCGCTGCACATGCTGCAGCtttgcctgcagcagcctgggcaaCCTCAAACGCCATGAACGGGTCCACAGCCAGGACAAGCCCTTCCAGTGCGCTGCCTGCGACTATCGCTGCAACCAGAGCCGCAACCTGAAGCGGCATATGCTCAGCCACCGTCTGCCTGAAGGCGAGGGGCCGCACCGGCGGGATAAGGACCCAG AGCCGCTGCTGCCGGAGCTGGGCCTGCACGTGGGCAGCGGTAGCGGCCCCTTCCTGCCTGGCTGCACTCGGCTGCGGGGCGAGGAGGCAGCCGCGCTGCCCgagctgctcttccctttcacGTGCCGCATGTGCGGGCTGGTGCTGGACGACGGGTTTGCGCAGGATGAGGGTCTGGCTGAGCAGGTCTGTGGGCGCTGCAGCCTGGCAGTGCTGGGCACCGAGCCAGGCGCCAGCCCCCGCAAGGGCACTGGGGACAAAGGCTTTGCCTGCAGCCTGTGCCCCTTCGTCACTCACTACCCCAACCACTTGGCGCGGCACATGAAGACACACAGTGGGGAGAAGCCATTCGCCTGCCCGCTCTGCCCCTACGCCTCTGCCCACCTTGACAACCTGAAGCGGCACCAGCGAGTGCACACAGGCGAGAAGCCTTACAAGTGCCAGCTCTGCGACTATGCCTGTGGCAACCTGGCCAACCTCAAGCGTCACGGGCGCATCCATTCGGGTGACAAGCCCTTCCAGTGCAGCCTCTGCAGCTACAGCTGCAACCAGAGCATGAACCTGAAGCGGCACATGCTGCGGCACACGGGTGAGAAGCCCTTCCAGTGCCGGGACTGCCCCTACACCACTGGCCATTGGGACAACTACAAGCGCCACCAGAAGATCCATGGCCACACGGCTGAGAGCTGGGTAAACCCACGCAATGCCAAAGCCCTGCTGGCCCCTCCAGCCgtgggcacagccctgccctga
- the ZNF513 gene encoding zinc finger protein 513 isoform X5: MPETPARCRGGSGRRRTPRTLPGARSASGSQLPLPVLPPPALRRPEAELPGRGGAAAAAPGWRGRLAGRGRAGGGARPGPGPGTMPRRKQSHPQPVKDTLVGKIAIPAYALSDDDCSSGYQQLSVESDPEEGGEPGPAALPCRQCGLQLAASLGQSCLQCAGTEGGRSQRIVYSCQLCPFASHYSSHLKRHMKTHNGEKPFACPQCAYASAQLVNLTRHLRTHTGEKPYRCTCCSFACSSLGNLKRHERVHSQDKPFQCAACDYRCNQSRNLKRHMLSHRLPEGEGPHRRDKDPEPLLPELGLHVGSGSGPFLPGCTRLRGEEAAALPELLFPFTCRMCGLVLDDGFAQDEGLAEQVCGRCSLAVLGTEPGASPRKGTGDKGFACSLCPFVTHYPNHLARHMKTHSGEKPFACPLCPYASAHLDNLKRHQRVHTGEKPYKCQLCDYACGNLANLKRHGRIHSGDKPFQCSLCSYSCNQSMNLKRHMLRHTGEKPFQCRDCPYTTGHWDNYKRHQKIHGHTAESWVNPRNAKALLAPPAVGTALP, from the exons ATGCCGGAGACGCCGGCGCGGTGCCGGGGAGGAAGCGGGCGGCGGCGAACCCCGCGCACGCTTCCGGGTGCGCGGTCCGCTTCCGGGTCGCAGCTCCCGCTTCcggtgctccccccccccgccctgcggCGGCCGGAAGCGGAATTGCCCGGTCgaggcggggcggcggcggccgccccgggCTGGCGGGGGCGGCTGGCGggccgcgggcgggcgggcggcggggccaggccggggccggggccgggcacgATGCCCCGGCGGAAGCAGAGCCACCCGCAGCCGGTGAAGG ACACCCTGGTGGGGAAGATCGCCATCCCGGCATATGCGCTGAGTGACGACGACTGCTCCTCTGGGTACCAGCAGCTGAGCGTGGAGAGCGACCCTGAGGAGGGCGGGGAGCCCGGCCCCGCAGCACTGCCCTGCCGCCAGTgtgggctgcagctggctgccagcctggggcagagctgcctgcagtgtGCTGGCACCGAGGGGGGCCGCAGCCAGCGCATCGTGTactcctgccagctctgccccttCGCCTCCCACTACTCCAGCCACCTCAAGCGCCACATGAAGACACACAATGGGGAGAAGCCTTTTGCGTGCCCGCAGTGTGCCTACGCCTCTGCCCAGCTGGTGAACCTGACCCGACACCTGCGCACGCACACAGGGGAGAAGCCGTACCGCTGCACATGCTGCAGCtttgcctgcagcagcctgggcaaCCTCAAACGCCATGAACGGGTCCACAGCCAGGACAAGCCCTTCCAGTGCGCTGCCTGCGACTATCGCTGCAACCAGAGCCGCAACCTGAAGCGGCATATGCTCAGCCACCGTCTGCCTGAAGGCGAGGGGCCGCACCGGCGGGATAAGGACCCAG AGCCGCTGCTGCCGGAGCTGGGCCTGCACGTGGGCAGCGGTAGCGGCCCCTTCCTGCCTGGCTGCACTCGGCTGCGGGGCGAGGAGGCAGCCGCGCTGCCCgagctgctcttccctttcacGTGCCGCATGTGCGGGCTGGTGCTGGACGACGGGTTTGCGCAGGATGAGGGTCTGGCTGAGCAGGTCTGTGGGCGCTGCAGCCTGGCAGTGCTGGGCACCGAGCCAGGCGCCAGCCCCCGCAAGGGCACTGGGGACAAAGGCTTTGCCTGCAGCCTGTGCCCCTTCGTCACTCACTACCCCAACCACTTGGCGCGGCACATGAAGACACACAGTGGGGAGAAGCCATTCGCCTGCCCGCTCTGCCCCTACGCCTCTGCCCACCTTGACAACCTGAAGCGGCACCAGCGAGTGCACACAGGCGAGAAGCCTTACAAGTGCCAGCTCTGCGACTATGCCTGTGGCAACCTGGCCAACCTCAAGCGTCACGGGCGCATCCATTCGGGTGACAAGCCCTTCCAGTGCAGCCTCTGCAGCTACAGCTGCAACCAGAGCATGAACCTGAAGCGGCACATGCTGCGGCACACGGGTGAGAAGCCCTTCCAGTGCCGGGACTGCCCCTACACCACTGGCCATTGGGACAACTACAAGCGCCACCAGAAGATCCATGGCCACACGGCTGAGAGCTGGGTAAACCCACGCAATGCCAAAGCCCTGCTGGCCCCTCCAGCCgtgggcacagccctgccctga